In Kogia breviceps isolate mKogBre1 chromosome 9, mKogBre1 haplotype 1, whole genome shotgun sequence, a single window of DNA contains:
- the UPP1 gene encoding uridine phosphorylase 1 isoform X1 has translation MASPRAERKKPGNHNDFVQLCNPHVAAMKEDVLYHFNLSTGTHDFPAMFGDVKFVCVGGSPSRMKAFIKYVAVELGFDHPGADYPDLCESTDRYAMFKVGPVLSVSHGMGIPSIAIMLHELIKLLYHARCSGVTLIRIGTSGGIGVEPGSVVITRQAVDACFKQEFEQIVLGKRVVRNTHLDERLVQELARCSADLGGFPTVVGNTMCTLDFYEGQGRLDGALCSYTEKDKQRYLRAAYEAGIRNIEMESSVFAAMCNACGLPAAVVCVTLLDRLQGDQISSAHEVLAEYEQRPQQLVGCFIKKRLAAA, from the exons ATGGCCTCCCCACGggctgaaagaaagaaacctgGAAATCACAA TGACTTTGTACAGCTTTGCAATCCTCACGTGGCTGCGATGAAAGAAGACGTCCTGTACCATTTCAACCTTAGCACCGGCACGCACGACTTCCCGGCTATGTTTGGAGACGTGAAG tttgtgtgtgttgggggcagcCCTTCCCGGATGAAAGCCTTCATCAAGTACGTGGCTGTGGAGCTGGGCTTTGACCATCCAGGTGCAGACTATCCCGACCTCTGTGAGAGCACCGACCGCTACGCCATGTTTAAAGTGGGCCCGGTGCTGTCGGTCAGC CACGGGATGGGCATCCCCTCCATCGCCATCATGCTGCACGAGCTCATCAAGCTGCTGTACCACGCCCGGTGCTCCGGCGTCACCCTCATCCGCATCGGCACCTCTGGCGGGATAG GTGTGGAGCCCGGCTCCGTGGTCATCACCCGGCAGGCGGTGGACGCCTGCTTCAAGCAGGAGTTCGAGCAAATTGTCCTCGGGAAGCGGGTGGTCCGGAACACGCACCTGGACGAGCGGCTGGTGCAGGAGCTGGCGCGGTGCTCCGCGGACCTGGGCGGGTTCCCCACCGTCGTGGGCAATACCATGTGCACCCTGGACTTTTACGAAG GGCAAGGCCGCCTGGACGGGGCGCTCTGCTCCTACACGGAGAAGGACAAGCAGCGGTACCTGCGGGCGGCCTACGAGGCCGGTATCCGCAACATCGAGATGGAGTCTTCCGTCTTCGCCGCCATGTGCAACGCCTGCGGCCTCCCAG CGGCTGTGGTGTGCGTCACGCTCCTCGACCGCCTGCAAGGTGACCAGATCAGCAGCGCCCATGAGGTGCTGGCCGAGTACGAGCAGCGGCCCCAGCAGCTGGTGGGCTGCTTCATCAAGAAGCGCCTCGCAGCAGCCTGA
- the UPP1 gene encoding uridine phosphorylase 1 isoform X3 — protein sequence MGIPSIAIMLHELIKLLYHARCSGVTLIRIGTSGGIGVEPGSVVITRQAVDACFKQEFEQIVLGKRVVRNTHLDERLVQELARCSADLGGFPTVVGNTMCTLDFYEGQGRLDGALCSYTEKDKQRYLRAAYEAGIRNIEMESSVFAAMCNACGLPAAVVCVTLLDRLQGDQISSAHEVLAEYEQRPQQLVGCFIKKRLAAA from the exons ATGGGCATCCCCTCCATCGCCATCATGCTGCACGAGCTCATCAAGCTGCTGTACCACGCCCGGTGCTCCGGCGTCACCCTCATCCGCATCGGCACCTCTGGCGGGATAG GTGTGGAGCCCGGCTCCGTGGTCATCACCCGGCAGGCGGTGGACGCCTGCTTCAAGCAGGAGTTCGAGCAAATTGTCCTCGGGAAGCGGGTGGTCCGGAACACGCACCTGGACGAGCGGCTGGTGCAGGAGCTGGCGCGGTGCTCCGCGGACCTGGGCGGGTTCCCCACCGTCGTGGGCAATACCATGTGCACCCTGGACTTTTACGAAG GGCAAGGCCGCCTGGACGGGGCGCTCTGCTCCTACACGGAGAAGGACAAGCAGCGGTACCTGCGGGCGGCCTACGAGGCCGGTATCCGCAACATCGAGATGGAGTCTTCCGTCTTCGCCGCCATGTGCAACGCCTGCGGCCTCCCAG CGGCTGTGGTGTGCGTCACGCTCCTCGACCGCCTGCAAGGTGACCAGATCAGCAGCGCCCATGAGGTGCTGGCCGAGTACGAGCAGCGGCCCCAGCAGCTGGTGGGCTGCTTCATCAAGAAGCGCCTCGCAGCAGCCTGA
- the UPP1 gene encoding uridine phosphorylase 1 isoform X2, with protein sequence MRRWRKRRRRTRRGGATSQLPSLAVAERVEQRETHGMGIPSIAIMLHELIKLLYHARCSGVTLIRIGTSGGIGVEPGSVVITRQAVDACFKQEFEQIVLGKRVVRNTHLDERLVQELARCSADLGGFPTVVGNTMCTLDFYEGQGRLDGALCSYTEKDKQRYLRAAYEAGIRNIEMESSVFAAMCNACGLPAAVVCVTLLDRLQGDQISSAHEVLAEYEQRPQQLVGCFIKKRLAAA encoded by the exons ATGCGGAGGTGGAGGAAACGCCGCAGGCGGACCCGCAGAGGTGGAGCCACCAGCCAGTTACCGAGTTTGGCTGTGGCGGAGCGAGTGGAGCAAAGGGAAACG CACGGGATGGGCATCCCCTCCATCGCCATCATGCTGCACGAGCTCATCAAGCTGCTGTACCACGCCCGGTGCTCCGGCGTCACCCTCATCCGCATCGGCACCTCTGGCGGGATAG GTGTGGAGCCCGGCTCCGTGGTCATCACCCGGCAGGCGGTGGACGCCTGCTTCAAGCAGGAGTTCGAGCAAATTGTCCTCGGGAAGCGGGTGGTCCGGAACACGCACCTGGACGAGCGGCTGGTGCAGGAGCTGGCGCGGTGCTCCGCGGACCTGGGCGGGTTCCCCACCGTCGTGGGCAATACCATGTGCACCCTGGACTTTTACGAAG GGCAAGGCCGCCTGGACGGGGCGCTCTGCTCCTACACGGAGAAGGACAAGCAGCGGTACCTGCGGGCGGCCTACGAGGCCGGTATCCGCAACATCGAGATGGAGTCTTCCGTCTTCGCCGCCATGTGCAACGCCTGCGGCCTCCCAG CGGCTGTGGTGTGCGTCACGCTCCTCGACCGCCTGCAAGGTGACCAGATCAGCAGCGCCCATGAGGTGCTGGCCGAGTACGAGCAGCGGCCCCAGCAGCTGGTGGGCTGCTTCATCAAGAAGCGCCTCGCAGCAGCCTGA